The nucleotide window CGCTGATCGGCAACGGCGTCAAGCTGGATAACCAGATCATGATCGCGCACAACGTGCAGATCGGAGACAACACCGCTATGGCGGGCTGCGCGGGTATCTCCGGCAGCACCAAGATTGGCCGTAACTGCATGATCGCGGGCGGTGTCGGCATGGTTGGACACATCGAAGTCTGCGATAACGTCTTCGTGACCGGTATGACGATGGTGACGCGTTCGATCACCGAACCGGGCAGCTATTCGTCCGGTACGGCGATGCAAACGGCAGCCGAATGGCGCAAGAGCGCGGCGCGTATTCGCCACCTCGATGATATGGCGCGTCGCCTGCAACAGTTGGAAAAGCGCCTCGCCGCCGTGACCCCGGATGGGGATACGGCTTCTGATGCCTGAGCTATCTCCCCGATCGCCGTCTTTTTCAAGGGTAGTGCCTGCCTGCGCCGGCGGCGCGGGCGATGGCGGCTCCCATACTCATTTACGGGCTTTTTGCTGACATGATGGATATCAACGAGATTCGCGAATACCTGCCTCACCGCTACCCGTTCCTGCTGGTAGACCGTGTGGTCGAGCTGGATACGGACGCCAAGCGCATTCGCGCATACAAGAACGTGACCATCAACGAGCCGTTCTTCAATGGCCATTTCCCGCAGCATCCGATCATGCCGGGCGTTCTGATCATCGAGGCGATGGCGCAGGCCGCCGGTCTGCTGGGCTTCAAGATGATGGGCGCGACGCCTTCGGATGGGACCTTGTACTACTTCGTCGGTTCCGACAAGCTGCGCTTTCGCCAGCCGGTGCTGCCGGGCGACCAGCTGGTCCTCGAGGCGAAGTTCCTCAGTGTTAAACGCGGCATCTGGAAGTTCGAGTGCCAGGCCAGCGTCGATGGCAAGGCGGTTTGCTCGGCCGAAATCATCTGTGCGGAACGCGAACTATGACTTTGATCGACCCTCGTGCCATCGTCGATCCCACGGCCAGACTGGCGGATGACGTCCAGGTCGGACCGTGGTCAATCATCGGGCCGAATGTCGAAATTGGTGAGGGAACGGTGATCGCGTCGCACGTGGTCATCAAGGGGCCGACCGTGATCGGCCGGCATAACCGGATCTTCCAGTTTTCCTCCGTCGGCGAGGATACGCCGGATCTCAAGTACAAGGGCGAGCCGACACGGCTGGTGATCGGCGATCACAATGTGATTCGTGAAGGCGTGACGATCCATCGCGGTACCGTACAGGATCGTTCCGAGACGACGCTCGGCGATCACAACCTGATCATGGCCTACGCGCATATCGGCCACGACAGCGTGATCGGCAACCACTGTATTCTGGTCAACAACACGGCACTGGCGGGCCATGTCCACGTTGGCGACTGGGCGATCCTTTCCGGCTACACGTTGGTGCATCAGTTCTGCCATATCGGCGCGCACAGCTTTTCCGGCATGGGAACCGCCATCGGTAAGGACGTGCCGGCGTTCGTCACCGTGTTCGGCAACCCTGCCGAGGCGCGCAGCATGAACTTCGAGGGCATGCGCCGGCGCGGCTTCAGCGATGAGGCCATTCATGCGCTGCGCTGTGCCTACAAGGTGGTTTACCGCAAGGGGTTGACTGTCGAGGCGGCGCTGGCGGAGCTGGCGGAGGACGCCAAGACGTTTGCGGAGGTGGCGATGTTTCGTGACTCCATCCAGGCCTCGACCCGCGGTATTACCCGCTGATATGCGCGTGCCGCTGAAGGTTGCGCTGGTTGCCGGTGAGTCGTCCGGTGACATTCTCGGCGCCGGATTGATGCAGGCGCTCAAGGCGCGTCATCCTGATGTGCAGTTCATTGGCGTCGGTGGCGCTCGAATGGAAGCCGAAGGCCTGACGTCGTACTTTCCGCTCGAGCGTCTGGCAGTGATGGGGCTAGTGGAGGTGCTGGGGCGACTTCCCGAGTTGCTGGCGCGACGCCGGCGGCTATTGCGTGACCTGCTTGAGGCGCGACCGGATGTGTTCATCGGTATCGATGCACCGGACTTCAATCTGGATCTCGAGCTCAAGCTTCGTCGTGCGGGTATTCGCACCGTTCACTACGTCAGTCCCTCGGTGTGGGCCTGGCGGCAGAAGCGGGTCTTCAAGATTCGCGATGCCTGCGACCTCATGCTGACGTTGTTTCCGTTCGAGGCAAAGTTCTATGAGGAGCACCGGGTTCCGGTGCGCTTCGTTGGACATCCGCTGGCCGACACGATTCCGCTGCACACCGAGCGTGAACCGGCGCGTCAGGCGCTGGGTCTGCCTGCGCAGGGAATGGTTGTTGCCTTGTTGCCGGGAAGTCGGGGCGGCGAAGTGGCACGTCTCGGCGAGCTGTTCCTGGCTGCGGCCGAGCGCCTGCGTGCGGTGCGTCCGGGGGTGCGTTTTGTGCTGCCCTGTGCCAGCCCTGAACGTCGTACGCAGCTGGAGGCCATGCTGGCCGGGCGTGACCTGCCGCTGACCCTGGTGGATGGGCGTTCTCACGAAGCGCTGGCAGCGTGCAACGCTGTGCTGATCGCGTCGGGCACGGCAACGCTGGAGGCCTTGCTGTTCAAGCGCCCTATGGTTGTCGCCTACAGTGTGGCACCGTTGACTTTCCGTATTCTCAAGCGGCTGGTGAAAAGCCCTTACGTGGCCTTGCCTAATCTGCTGGCGCAGCGCCTGTTGGTGCCTGAGCTGCTGCAGGAAGCGGCGACCCCCGAGGCGCTGGCCCAAGCTCTGTCACCGCTGCTCGACAACGGCGATGTGCAGACCGAGGACTTCGACCGGATCCACCGCACCCTGCGCTGCGAGGCCTCCAGCCAGGCGGCCGACGCGGTGCTTGGCCTGATCGGGCAAGGCTGATGCAGTTAGGACTCGACTTCGATCTGGTGCAGGAGCTGGTGGCTGGCGTCGACGAGGTCGGGCGCGGCCCGCTGTGTGGCCCGGTGGTCACCGCGGCGGTGATCCTCGATCCATTGCGACCGATTCAGGGGCTCAATGATTCGAAGAAACTCAGCGAAGCCCGGCGTGAGGTGCTGTTCGACGAGATTCAGGAAAAGGCGCTGGCATGGTGCATCGCTCGCGCCGAGGTGGAAGAGATCGATCGACTGAACATTCTGCACGCCACCATGTTGGCAATGCAGCGAGCGGTAGAAGGGCTCAGTGTGTTGCCGCGACTGGCGCTGATCGATGGCAACCGCTGCCCGGTTCTGTCGGTGCCCAGCGCGGCGGTGGTGCAGGGCGATGCCAGCGTGCCGGCGATCGCTGCCGCCTCGATTCTCGCCAAGGTCAGCCGCGACCGGGAAATGCAGGCCCTGGATCTGGTTTACCCGGGCTACGGGCTGGCCGGTCACAAGGGGTACCCGACTCCGGCGCATCTCCAGGCGTTGGAAAGTCTAGGG belongs to Pseudomonas phenolilytica and includes:
- the fabZ gene encoding 3-hydroxyacyl-ACP dehydratase FabZ, whose product is MMDINEIREYLPHRYPFLLVDRVVELDTDAKRIRAYKNVTINEPFFNGHFPQHPIMPGVLIIEAMAQAAGLLGFKMMGATPSDGTLYYFVGSDKLRFRQPVLPGDQLVLEAKFLSVKRGIWKFECQASVDGKAVCSAEIICAEREL
- the lpxA gene encoding acyl-ACP--UDP-N-acetylglucosamine O-acyltransferase, which gives rise to MTLIDPRAIVDPTARLADDVQVGPWSIIGPNVEIGEGTVIASHVVIKGPTVIGRHNRIFQFSSVGEDTPDLKYKGEPTRLVIGDHNVIREGVTIHRGTVQDRSETTLGDHNLIMAYAHIGHDSVIGNHCILVNNTALAGHVHVGDWAILSGYTLVHQFCHIGAHSFSGMGTAIGKDVPAFVTVFGNPAEARSMNFEGMRRRGFSDEAIHALRCAYKVVYRKGLTVEAALAELAEDAKTFAEVAMFRDSIQASTRGITR
- the lpxB gene encoding lipid-A-disaccharide synthase, translated to MRVPLKVALVAGESSGDILGAGLMQALKARHPDVQFIGVGGARMEAEGLTSYFPLERLAVMGLVEVLGRLPELLARRRRLLRDLLEARPDVFIGIDAPDFNLDLELKLRRAGIRTVHYVSPSVWAWRQKRVFKIRDACDLMLTLFPFEAKFYEEHRVPVRFVGHPLADTIPLHTEREPARQALGLPAQGMVVALLPGSRGGEVARLGELFLAAAERLRAVRPGVRFVLPCASPERRTQLEAMLAGRDLPLTLVDGRSHEALAACNAVLIASGTATLEALLFKRPMVVAYSVAPLTFRILKRLVKSPYVALPNLLAQRLLVPELLQEAATPEALAQALSPLLDNGDVQTEDFDRIHRTLRCEASSQAADAVLGLIGQG
- the rnhB gene encoding ribonuclease HII, translated to MQLGLDFDLVQELVAGVDEVGRGPLCGPVVTAAVILDPLRPIQGLNDSKKLSEARREVLFDEIQEKALAWCIARAEVEEIDRLNILHATMLAMQRAVEGLSVLPRLALIDGNRCPVLSVPSAAVVQGDASVPAIAAASILAKVSRDREMQALDLVYPGYGLAGHKGYPTPAHLQALESLGPTPIHRRSFAPVRVLLERAALTCTAAAVGELVS